The sequence AGACAGGTCCTTGGCTCTAAGCCAACCAAGGGGAACCATTGGCACATGTAGCATTCCTGTAGCAGTGTAGGTGCCTAGACAATGAGCTCAAGTGCTTTCCAAATCAAAGGTGAGAATGCTATTGGCTGTCCCACAATgccaatgggcggcatggtgacacagtggttagcgctgctgcctcacagcgccagggacctgggttcaattcccggcttgggtcaccgtttgtgcggagtctgcatattctccccatgactgtgcggagttcctccgggtgttccggtttcctcccacagtccaaaagaagtgctggttagatgcattggccctgctaaattctccctcagtgtacccgaacaggtgccagagagtggcgactaggggatttttacagtaacttcattgcagtgttaatggaagcctacttgccacactaataaataaaatgtaatTGTGCAGCTAAACAGAGTTTATACCCTTTTAAAGATGTATCCTGGGTGATGTGCGAACATAACAACTACTGCAGAAGCCAGGAATGCAGTTCTGATTAATTTACCAGTGTTAAATAACAATTTGACAAATCTACTGATGCAACTCATAATACAGGGCTACATTATTTCCCAAATATTTATAACAAACAACTTGCCAATAAGATCATTAATTGGTCTTAAAGAGTTGACAACCGATCACAATTTTAATAATTACAATataaaaaaaattgcaaaaaGGATTTCTGTACAAGTGCAATTAGTATTTTCTGCAACTGGCCCATCCCTATGGGGAGTCGCCAACCGTACATTCCTGGAGAATGAACTCGAAGTGTAGCAGGTGAAAGGTCCAAATCTAGGCTGTGCTGTCTGGGCGTCTCTTTGTGAAGTGTCTGGGTGTCTCTTTGTGAATTGTCTGTCTGTCACCCTCCCCAGGGGGTGTCCACTGCCTTCATTCCCCAAGCGCTGTCTATCTGAAGGAGGTGACCCAGGGCAGGATGGCAGCCACCACTGCCCCGATGATGATGAAGCACAGCAGCACCAGCACCCAGCGCAGCCTGCAGCGCCGGTGCTCCAGGATCAGCCCGTCCTCCCCGGGCGCGGCTCGCAGTTCCTCCTCGCTCATGGGTCTGCCCCGGCCGCTGATCACGAATACCTGGCGGGGGGCCGGTGCGGGCTGGCGGGCGGAGCTGAGAGTCCGGGGGCAGCTGGCCAGCAGGCGGTGGAGGAAGGagcgaggaggagggggaggaggagggggaggaaggggcagcTCCGGGGCAGGGGGAGGCAGCGGGATCTCCAGCGTCTGCTTGCCCTCTCTGCCCCGGGCACTCCAGAGCACACCTCTCTTGCTCAGGAAGGTAACATGCCTGCAGACCGGGCACACCAACTTGTTGGGCTCGCTGTCCTGATTCAGCACCGTCTTGACCAGGCAGTCGTGGCAGAAGATGTGGTTGCAGCTCAGTGTCCTCAGCGACTGGTTCTGGCGAGACACCCTCTCGTAGCAGACCGGGCACTCGCAGCCTCCCTCCTCCGACATCCTGTCTCCCTCCCCAGGGGCTTCTCTAGCCCACTGTccccgg comes from Mustelus asterias chromosome 12, sMusAst1.hap1.1, whole genome shotgun sequence and encodes:
- the LOC144501584 gene encoding RING finger protein 222-like yields the protein MSEEGGCECPVCYERVSRQNQSLRTLSCNHIFCHDCLVKTVLNQDSEPNKLVCPVCRHVTFLSKRGVLWSARGREGKQTLEIPLPPPAPELPLPPPPPPPPPRSFLHRLLASCPRTLSSARQPAPAPRQVFVISGRGRPMSEEELRAAPGEDGLILEHRRCRLRWVLVLLCFIIIGAVVAAILPWVTSFR